The Chelatococcus sp. HY11 nucleotide sequence GCGGGCATGTTCGGCATAGTCGAGCGGCAGGATTTGGTCGGTGAGCAGCCGCCAGACGGCGTGCATGTAGATCTTCGTGTCGCGCACGAGGATCGTCTCGTCGATCTTGTCCAGGGTATCGGCCGGATTGTGCCACCACCACCCCGTGCCGTGGCCCACCCGGTTACCGCCGCCGAACACCGAGGCGGAGGCATTCGTTTCCGCGTCCGGCGAGGCCGGCTGTTCGCTCATGTTCTGGAAAATTCCAGGCACGCCGATGCCCCAGAACGACTGATCGCCCGCCCTGTTTTGCCGTCTGTTGTTGAACGTCTGGCCGCTATAGGCCATGACCGCCTCGGCCGCGAGCGGGCGCAGCTCGGCTGCGCAGCTCGTGTCGCCGACGATCGTATTGCCCAGGCCGCCCGTCGAGTCCACGTTGACATGGACCAAGGCGCGTCTGTCGATATCCTCCCAATGCGCATCCGAATACCAGGATGAACTGGAATATCGCCCTTGCGAATGCCCGGACCAGAAGACGACGCGCAGCCCGCGCCGCCATGCATCGCGATTGAGGGCCGCGATACGGGAGACCTCCATCATGGTCGCATTCGCGCCGCCGTTGTCCATCACCCCGTAGTACCAGGTGTCGTGATGCCCCGTGTAGAACACGTAGGGTTGTTCGTGCGGGTCTGATCCCGTCATCAGGTCCGCCACCAGTATCGGTGTCTTGCGCCATCCGGTGTCGACGTCGGCGTGCAGGGTGACTTCGAGTGAGGCATCATCCTTCAGTCGCTGGCGCAGTACCTGGCCTTCATCGAAGGGGATCTGGACAATGACTGTCTTTGGCAGGCGATCGACCGTCTCATGGGTTGGGCTGCCCCAGACGGAGGACACGCACATCTCGTGAAGATGCTCGTGCGGGCTGATATGGATCTGGCCGGCTGCGCCCGCCTGCGATGCGCGTAGCGCCGCCGCGGGATTGGCGATGCCGTCGATCAGGACAATTTTGCCGACGACGGCCTGACGCGCGAAATCGGCGGCTGTCCCCGCCCCGAGGTCGATGACTTCAGCCGTGAGGCCCCCGGCGGGGGAGGATCGCGAGAAGGAATGGGTGATCGCGCGCAAAACGCGACCGTCGAGAACGACCTCGCCCTTGAGCGGAATGCTTATATAGGCGTCGTGAAGAATAATCTCCGTGGCGAAGCCGTAGGATTTCATCTGCTCTTCACAGTAGCGCAAACTGTCGAGCTCGGTTGGCGTGCCGGCCACCTTCGTATAGCGATCGAAAAGATGCATGTGTTGCATCATCAAGGGGCCATCGACGGCCGCGATGACGGCTTCCATTGAAGGGGCGCTCATGCCGTGGTTTCCTTCCGAGAGCCGCCGACATCAAGTGGCAGCTTCTGATTGCGCAGAACAAGGCTGAGCCCGCCGATGATGGCGACCGCGAAGAGGATGAGAACCGTCGACAGCGCGGCGATTGTCGGATCCTGCCACTTCTGCAGATAGAGGAACATTTCGACGGGCAGCGTATTGTCGCCCGGCCTGACAAGGAAAAGCGTCGTCTCGACCTGGTCGAATGATGTAACGAACGCGAAAACGCCCGCGACTACGACCGAGACCGAGATTTCAGGAAGGATTACGCGAAAGAAGGTCTCTAGCGGACCCGCGCCGAGATCCATCGCCGCTTCCTGCAGCGTCCAGTCAAAACTGAACAGGGCCGCTGTGATCAGGGATATCACGAAGGGCAGGACAACGAGCATATGGGTGAAGAGGAGGCTCGAATATCCACCCAGAGTGCCGATGCGCACGAAGAACATGAACAGAGCAACGCCCAGCACGATCTTCGGCATGACGATGGGCGACAGCATGAAGGCCTTCACCACGTTGGGCATGGGCAGGCGGTAGCGGACGAGCGCATAGCCGGCCATGGTGCCGATGATCAAGGCGCCGATTGTCGCCAGGGAGGCGAGGACAAGGCTGCGCCAGGCGCCGGCGTAGAACGCGGCCTGGCCCGCGAGGTTCTGATACCAGCGCAGCGAAAAACCCTCTGGCGGGAAAACATTATAGGCGACTGCCGAGAAAGAGTTGACGACCACGACGAACAGCGGCGCTATGATGAACAGAATGCCGAGAACCGTGAATGTCCAAAGAAAGACATAACGTATTCGAATGCCGGATGCTGCAGCCTGCATCTCACGCCTCGCTATATTTGAGAAGACGGTTGCAGAGTGCGACCACGATGATCGCAATCACGAGGAGGACCAGCCCGCCAACCGCCGCGACCGGCCAATTGATCTCGGCCGTGGCGTTGTAGACCTGTAGCGGGAGCACGAGCACGCGGCCTCCACCCAGCATGGCGGGCGTGACGAACGCGCCGAGCGCCAGCGTGAAGGCGATCTGCACGGCCGCGACGACGCCTGGCAAGGTGAGCGGCAGGGTGACGCTGCGGAACGTGCGCAGCCAGCCGGCCCCGAGGTCCATGGCAGCCTCGCGCAGGGCCGGGTCGATCCGGCTCATCGAGGAATAGATGGGGAAGACGACAAAGGGCAGGAAGACATGGGCAAGGCTCAGGACGACACCGGAAAGGTTGAAAACAAGTGTCACGGGCTCCGCCGCGAGGCCTGTCGTTTTCAAGACCCAGTTCACCGGTCCCTGATCCGCCAGCAGAACGATCCAGCCATAGGAGCGCACCACGACGCTGACGATGATCGGCGAGAAGATGATCAGCGAAAGCCAACGCTTCATCCACGGGCGCTCGAGGCGCCAGAGGGCGAAGGCCAGCGGATAGCCGATCGCGAGCGCCAGAACCGTTGTCAGCGCGGCCATCCACAAGGTGTCGAAAACGATTGTCTGATAATAGGCGTCGAACAGGAAGCGACGATAGGTTGCGAGTGAGAATTCGTCGATGAGCTTCCCGCGCCGGAAGGTATAGAACGAATACTCGAAGAAGGTGAGCATCGGGAGGACGAAGGCGTAGAGCATCAACGCCAGGCTCGGAGCCAGCAAGAGCCATGGCATGGCACGTCTGCGCCATTCCCGACGGGGCCTTGCCGCGGCGAGCGTGCGCGCGGCGGGATCAACCATTGCCGCCTCAGACATCGCCGAACAGCCGTGTCACGCTAGGCTCCCAGCCAATGTCGACCAGGCTCCCCTGCATGAGGGGGCTGGACAACCCATCATGTCCCGCCTCGACGGTGATTTCGGTTCCTGACGGTTCGATCGCCATGACATAGTGCACGGTCGATCCGGCGAAAATCGCATCCCGCACGCGGGCCTGCGTACGGATCGGCATGCCGCCGGCCGCCTCGCCCATGCGGATGCGTTCATAGCGGATGACGATCCAGCCCTTGTCACCTGTCGGCTCCTGCGCGATCGGCGTCGGGAAGGTAAAGCCGTCCAGCGACACCGTTGCCGTTCCGGCTTCCCGGCCCTCTACCGCGACGGGGAGAAGATTGGCGTTGCCGATGAAGCCCGCGACGAACCGCGTGGCGGGATGATCATAGATCTCCTGCGGCGAGCCGAGCTGGTCTATGCGGCCGTTATTCATCACGGCGATCTGGTCGGACATGGTCAAGGCTTCGCCCTGATCATGGGTCACATAGATGAAGGTGGTTCCGACCTCGCGCTGAATGCGTTTCAGCTCGAGTTGCATCTGCATGCGCAGCTTCAGGTCCAGCGCGCCGAGCGGCTCGTCCAGCAGAAGAACCTTCGGGCGTTTCACCAGGGCGCGGGCCAATGCGACACGTTGCATCTGCCCGCCGGACAGCTGGCGCGGCTTGCGTGTCGCGAACTGGGTCAACCCGACTAGCTCGAGCGCCTCGCCGACACGGCGTTGGATGACGTCGCGTGGTTGTCGCTCGACGCTCAGCCCAAAGGCGATGTTGTCGAACACCGTCATGTGCGGAAAGAGCGCCCAGCGCTGGAAGACCATGTTGGTCGGGCGCCGGTAGGCCGCAATGCCGGCCATGTTCTCGCCCGCGATCATGATGTCACCACGATCGGGAAACTCGAATCCGCTCGTCATGCGCAATGTCGTGGACTTGCCGCAGCCTGAGGGGCCGAGAAGAGAGAAGAAGCTGCCGGCTGGTACAGAGAAGGATATATTATCAACAGCAGCGTATGCGCCGAAGAATTTCGAGACGTTGCGGAATTCGACGTCGGAGGTCACGAGGCATTCCTTGTCGTCATTGGTTCGGGCGGCCGAAGCCGCCCGGCAAATCCTAGCGCAGTTTGAACTTGACCTCGCGGTCCCAGCGTTCCCGCCAATCCGCGGCATCCTGGCCGATGGAGCCGTAGTCGAAGGGAATGGAGGTGGCGGCGAGTTCAGCGTTCAACAGTGGATCGCTCTTCTGCTCGTCATCAAGCGTCGCATTCTTCACCAGCGATACAGCGAATGTGAGCTTGGAGTAGCGGCCGGCGTTAGCGGGCGACATCAGTTCGTTGATCAGATCCTCGCAGACCGCCTTTTGAGCGGGGTTCACGCCTTGAACCATGCTGAGATAGAGCGGGAAGCCAATCGTGCCTTCCTTTGGAATGGCAAAGCCGAGCGGGGCGCCTTCGCGGATCCAGACATAGGACAGGCCGGAGAACCACGGGGCCATCCAGGCATCGCCGGAGACAAGGAGGTTCTTCACCGCGTCGTTGGAATCGACCAGCGCCCGGAAGTTTTTGGCATTATCGGACCAGACCTTGAAGCCGGGATCGATATTGTCCTCACCGCCGCCGTTCAATCGCGCTGCGATGACCAGCATGCGATTGTCATAGTCAAACATGGTGATGCGCCCCCTATTCTTGGGGTCCCACATGTCGGCCCAGGTCGTCGGGGGCTCCTTGACAGCATTCTTGTTATAGAGAATGCCGATTCCAGACATCATATAAGGCGTGCCCTTGTTGTCGGGACGCGCATACTTAGGTTCGATATTGGCGAGATTCGGGACACGCGCCGGGTCGAGCGGCGCCCAGAGGCCCTCGACATCACCCTTGGTGATCGAATCGACATTGAAGAAGCCGCAGTGGACCAGCGGCTTATCCGGCGTGGTACGGTAGGCCGCAACCATCTTGGGGTAGGTGATCGTATTGTTAGACTCCAAGATGTTGATCTTAACATCCGGATGTTCTTTGCGATACTTCTCGATCACCTCGGTCGGCACGATGCCCTGGTTCGAGCCCGCCCAGATGAAGAACGTAATTTCCGTAGGCTCGGCGCTGCTGGCCGCATTTCCAAACAGGCTGATACCGAGCGCGACGCCTGCCGCCGCGATGATGCGAGACACCTTCATTCCCCGTCCCCTCTGTTATGGGTGACTGTGATGTGAGTTCGTTACGCTTTGCGTAAAAAAAGTTGCTTCTTATTGCGGAATGCGAAAATGATATGTCGATTGGCGGCGGTCGTCAATGTGTTGATGGAGACGATCTGCGCATATAACGTGGGCGGACAGCTGAAATTTTAAGCGTGGCAATACAGGAGCCCGGAGTGCCCGGACCATTGGACAAACTGGACCGGCGGATCGTCGCCGCCTTGGCCCGTGATGGGCGACGTACATTTCGGGACATCGCGCGTGAACTCGATATTTCCGAGGGGACAGTGCGATTCCGCGTGACGCGGCTGCAGGAGGAGGGGCTCATTCGCGTGACGGCGGTCGGCAGTCCGCTTGCGCTCGGTGTCGAGGTCTATGCGATGATCCTGATCCGCGTTAAGCCGGGCCATGTGAAAGAGGCGGGGACGATACTCAGCTCCTATCCCAATGTGCGATTTGTTGGATCAGCTTTCGGATCGGTCGATCTATTCATTCAAACCTTGCATCGCGATACACGAGACCTTCACCGCTTCGTCAGCGAGGAACTGCCTCAGCGCATCCCCGCCATTACGAGCATAGAAACCTGCCAGCTTGCCGAAGTTCTCAAGAGTACATGGACCTGGGGTGACTGGTTTGAATACCTGGATGGGGCCGACGCGGTGCGCGAGCCTCTGCAGGAGGCGGCGGACGCCTGACAGTCCACGCGTTTCATCTTCTCCAAGGCAGGGGTCAGCGATGTTGTCACGCGCGTCAACTTTTACCACACGCCCCGAGATCGAAGGCAGTTTCGGCGTGGTGACGTCGACGCACTGGATCGCGACCGCGGTCGGGATGTCGATTTTGGAGCGCGGCGGTAATGCGTTCGATGCCGGTGTGGCCACAGCCTTCACCCTCCAGATCGTCGAGCCGCATCTCAACGGTCCGGGTGGCGACGCGCCGATCATTGTCCATGACCGCCGCACGCGGCGCACCGATGTCATTTGCGGGCAGGGGCCCGCGCCGGCGGCGGCCACGATCGATGCGTTCGAGCAGCTCGGACTGGATCTTGTGCCGGGCACGGGGCTGCTTGCGGCCTGTATCCCTGGCTCTTTCGATGCCTGGATGCTGCTGCTCCGGGATTATGGCTCGCTGCGCCTCTCGGAAGTCCTCTCGCCGGCGATCTATTACGCGGAGCATGGCGTGCCGGTCATTCCCCGGATCGCCGCGGGCATCGCCTCCGTCGCATCCCTTTTTCGCGAGCATTGGCCAAGCTCCGCCGCGGTCTTCCTGCCGCATGATGCCGTGCCGCAGGTTGGCCAGTTCTTTGCCAATCCCGGGCTTGCGGACACCTACGCCCGCGTGCTGCGAGACGCTGCGGGTGGTAGCCGCGAGCAGGAAATCGAACGCGCGAGGCGCGTATGGAGCCAGGGCTTCATCGCCGAGGCCATCGACCGGTTCTGCCGGGAAGAGCGGGTATTCGACGTGTCGGGGCGCCATAATCCTGGCTTGCTGACCGGCCAGGACATGGCAGGCTGGCAGGCTCATGTGGAAGCTCCCGTCAGCTATGACTACGGACACTACTCCGTCTGCAAGACGGGCCCGTGGAGCCAGGGGCCGGTGCTTCTCCAGCAACTGGCACTACTGGCCGGATTTGAGCTCGATGCGTTGGATCCCTGCGGCCCAGATTTCATTCATCTCCAGGTCGAGGCTGCAAAGCTCGCCTTCGCGGATCGTGAGGCCTTCTATGGAGATCCCGATTTTACGCCCGTGCCGCTGGAGGTGTTGCTGTCGCGGGACTACAACGCAGCGCGACGCGCATTGATCAGTAACCGTGCATCTCTGGATCTTCGCCCCGGGCAGGTTGGGGAACTCGGCCGCCATATCCCCGTCGTCGCGCATGCCGCTGTGGCCGCGGCGGAGGGAGCCGGCGAGCCTACCTTGGCGGATCTTCCGGCTGAGCGCGGGGACACGGTGCATTTCGATATCATCGATCGCGACGGCAATATGATTTCGGCAACGCCGAGCGGCGGATGGCTGCAGAGTTCGCCGGTCATTCCGGGGCTTGGCTTCCCGTTGGGCACGCGCGCGCAAATGTTCTGGCTGGAACGCGACCTGCCTAATTCGCTTGCGCCAGGAAAGCGGCCGCGCACGACATTGACGCCTTCCTTCGCGCTGCGTGACGGTGAGCCATGGCTTGCCTGGGGCACGCCGGGTGGCGACCAGCAGGATCAATGGAACCTCCAATACTTTCTGCGCGTCGTCCATGGCGGCATGAACCTGCAGCAGGCCATGGATGCGCCAGCCTGGCACAGCGAGCATTTTCCGGAATCCTTCTGGCCACGGCGGGCCGAACCCGGGCTGCTCGTGGTCGAGGAGAATGTGCCGTCGTCGACGATCGACGAGCTACGGGCCCGGGGGCATGTGGTGCGCGTTGGCGCGGCCTGGAGCGAGGGGCGCTTGTCGGCGGCCTCGCGCGAAGGCCGGCACCTCAGGGCCGCGTCAAGTCCCCGGGGGATGCAAGGGCTGGCCGTTGGCCGCTGAGGTGAGGAAACGATGCGCGCAGCGTTCTTTGATAGCTTCGGGCCACCCGATGTTCTGATGATCGACGACATCGATCAGCCGGAGTTGCGGCCCGGCGAGGTGCTGATGCGTGTTGTCGCGTCAGGGATCAATCCATCCGATGTCAAGCGACGGGCCGGCTGGGGCGGCGCGGCGTGGCCGGGCCACAGGATTGTCGCACATTGCGATGGCGCTGGCGATATTGTCGCAGCCGCCGATGCGCTCGGCCAAACCTGGGTCGGTCGCCGTGCCTGGGTGTGGAGCGTGCCGGGCCGGACGTTCCTGCGCCAGGGTATTGAATATGGAACGGCAGCCGAATGGCTCGCGGTGCCGGTTGCCAATCTCGCGCCGCTTCCGGATAGGGTGGACTATCGCATCGGCGCCTGCCTCGGCGTTCCCGCCATAACGGCCCACTATGCAGTTTTTGCGGACGGGCCCGTCGCGGGCAAGACGGTGCTCGTCCAGGGCGGTGGGGGAGCCGTGGGTGAACTCGCTGTCCAGATGGCGAAAGCGGCCGGCGCCTATGTGATAGCCACCGCGCGCACGGAGGCACGCGCCGCGATCGCGCGGGCGGCCGGGGCCGAACTGGTGGTCGATGTATCCCAAGATAACGCCGGTGATCTCGTGCTGGCCTCTCGCCCGGACGGCGTTGACAGGGTGATCGAGGTGGATTTCGGCGCCAATGTTGATTTCAACGCGCGCATTGTTGCGACCGGCGGGACAATCGTCAGCTATTCGTCGACAAGCTGCCCCAACCCCGTCATCCCTTATTACGCGTTGCAACGGAAGGCCGCGCTGATCCGTCTTTTATCGAATTACATTTTGCCGGTCGAAAGTATTCGCGCCGCTATCGACCATGTGGCCATGATGCTTGAAACAGGTGGTCTGCGTCCGACGATTGCCATGGACATGCCTCTCGATGCCATCGTCGCGGCCCATGAAGCCGTGGAAGCGAGAACACCGGGCAAGGTTGTTCTGCATTGCGCGCGCTGAAAAAGGGGAGCATGGGCTCCCCTTTCGTCTGGCACGGTTGCCGGCGTTGTCCGCGGGCTCTGTGCAAGAGGTCTCGATCAAGCGGCCTCCTGGCAACGATCGTCCGGAAACCGTCAGGCCTTGGCCAGCCGGCGGGCTTCGTCCGCTGTCTTCTTGATCGCATCGGGGATGCCCGTGCGACCCATCATGGCCTCCTGGAACTGGGCCATCATGAAGAGCTCCCACTCGGCATACCACGCGGTTTTCGTCGCCTGGCGCAGGCGGGACATGCTTGAGAGTTTCTGGAAGTCGCTATCGTTTCCGCCCGTCATCTTCGCGACGAGCTCTTTCACCGCCGGGTCCTGATAGAGGGCCGGATAAGGAGAGCGACCTCCCTCACCGAGCAGCCTTTCACGCGGCAGCGTGAACTGCCCATTCTTGTCGGTTCCAGCGTAGTATTCGAGCAATTTCCACGCTTGATCTGGAGATTTCGTCGTCGCCGCGATGCCAACGCTATGCGCATAGCTTACGGTCGCGATGCATTCTGGCCCCAGGCCTGGGACCAGAGCCATCTTGATCTTTCCGGCAACCTTCGAATCCGGCCAGACGTTGAATTCGGCCAAGGCGTACTGTGCCATATATCCGAACTTGACGATCCCTGTGCGGATACCGGTGCGAGCCGCGCCCCAGTCGCGTTGCATGTCTTCCTGGCCAACGATCTTCCATTCGTTGAGGGCGGCCGCATACCATTCTAGGACGGCCTTCAACGGGTTGTCGGCTTTATCGAAGACGGGTTGGTTGTCCGCATCGAACAAGTCTCCGCCCGAGGCGAACACAGTTGCCCAGAGGCTCCAGAAGTTACCGGGCTGGCGCTTCATGGCGAGACTGAGCGGAAACTCGTCGATGCCCGCTTTCTTGACCGCAAGCATCTGGGTTTTGAGCTCGTCGAGATTGCGTGCGGGTTTGTCGAAGCCGGCCTTGTGCAAGGCCTCCTCATCATAAGCGAAGCCGAAGGCGTCGCTGAGGTAAGGCAGGCCATAGACCTTGCCGTCGACGCCTTTGACACCTTCCCGCGCCGCGGGCGTGGCGGCGGCAAGCAGTCTGTCGAGACCCGGAGTGCCATCGAGAGGCTTGAGCCATCCGCTATCGGCCCAGGCCGCGATTTCGCTTTCGGGGAGCTGGACGATGTCGAGGGGGGCCGCCGATATGAACTCCGCGATCATGCGGTCGCGATAACGCGAATAGGGCGTGCTCACCCATTCGACCGAAAGTCCCGGCGTTGCATCGAGATAGCGATTGATGCCTGGAATATCGGCTGCGGGATAACGCTCCCAGGCGCGCATTTGCAGGGTTGTTCCCCCGCGTTTGAGAGAAGCAGGCGCATTGCGATCCTGCGCGCTGGCCCGATGCCCGAGAGCGAAAGCGCCGCCGGCGGCGGCTGCAATCTGGATCAGGCGGCGGCGTGACAAAGACCTCCGTGGGTCGTGATACATGGTTTCCTCCCGATATCGTTGTTATCTGTCGCTGGCGCGCGAACGCCGACCGGCGGACGCTGGCCCTGAGATGGCTCTGACCTGCGCGGTGAGATCGCGCGGCATTTCAAACAACTCCGGTCGCAGGTCTCGCAGCAGGTCCACCCGGTGCAGCACCTTGGCGATATGGGCGTGCATGATGGCCGCCGCCTCATCCGGTGCGCCAGCTGCAATGGCCGCAACGAGCTGGCGATGTTCCTCGACGATCGGCGCGAGGGGATAATTGCTCGCCCGCGTCAGATGCGCGATGCGCACACGATCAAGGTGCACCTTCGCGTTCTGAACAACGCTCCAGACGCTGGGGACGCCAGCTATCGTCATGATCTCGATGTGAAAGGCATCGTTCAAGGCGAAGAACGTGCGCTCGTCTTCAACAGCAAGTGCCGCCATATGCGTCTCCACATGCTGATGAAGGCGTGCCACATCAGCAGGGCTCGCCCGCCGTGCCGCCTCAGCCGCCGCGGCGCATTCAAGCGAAGAGCGGACAAAGTAGGCCGCGCGGAATTCGTCGAGATCGAGCGGCGCCACCACGGTGCCGCGTTGTGGAAACACGAACAGCAATCTCTCGC carries:
- a CDS encoding M28 family peptidase; translation: MSAPSMEAVIAAVDGPLMMQHMHLFDRYTKVAGTPTELDSLRYCEEQMKSYGFATEIILHDAYISIPLKGEVVLDGRVLRAITHSFSRSSPAGGLTAEVIDLGAGTAADFARQAVVGKIVLIDGIANPAAALRASQAGAAGQIHISPHEHLHEMCVSSVWGSPTHETVDRLPKTVIVQIPFDEGQVLRQRLKDDASLEVTLHADVDTGWRKTPILVADLMTGSDPHEQPYVFYTGHHDTWYYGVMDNGGANATMMEVSRIAALNRDAWRRGLRVVFWSGHSQGRYSSSSWYSDAHWEDIDRRALVHVNVDSTGGLGNTIVGDTSCAAELRPLAAEAVMAYSGQTFNNRRQNRAGDQSFWGIGVPGIFQNMSEQPASPDAETNASASVFGGGNRVGHGTGWWWHNPADTLDKIDETILVRDTKIYMHAVWRLLTDQILPLDYAEHARYLTATLRELQDAAGARFDLSLLQSRASRLEQLATRLKAVSEVASDEDATTINEALKAVSRALVPVDYTEKDRFTQDPALAQQAYPGLQPIRQFAALDPDSDAARFLHVGMMRAHNRTALALADAIKAIETCLQNLGATAQ
- a CDS encoding ABC transporter permease; amino-acid sequence: MQAAASGIRIRYVFLWTFTVLGILFIIAPLFVVVVNSFSAVAYNVFPPEGFSLRWYQNLAGQAAFYAGAWRSLVLASLATIGALIIGTMAGYALVRYRLPMPNVVKAFMLSPIVMPKIVLGVALFMFFVRIGTLGGYSSLLFTHMLVVLPFVISLITAALFSFDWTLQEAAMDLGAGPLETFFRVILPEISVSVVVAGVFAFVTSFDQVETTLFLVRPGDNTLPVEMFLYLQKWQDPTIAALSTVLILFAVAIIGGLSLVLRNQKLPLDVGGSRKETTA
- a CDS encoding ABC transporter permease encodes the protein MVDPAARTLAAARPRREWRRRAMPWLLLAPSLALMLYAFVLPMLTFFEYSFYTFRRGKLIDEFSLATYRRFLFDAYYQTIVFDTLWMAALTTVLALAIGYPLAFALWRLERPWMKRWLSLIIFSPIIVSVVVRSYGWIVLLADQGPVNWVLKTTGLAAEPVTLVFNLSGVVLSLAHVFLPFVVFPIYSSMSRIDPALREAAMDLGAGWLRTFRSVTLPLTLPGVVAAVQIAFTLALGAFVTPAMLGGGRVLVLPLQVYNATAEINWPVAAVGGLVLLVIAIIVVALCNRLLKYSEA
- a CDS encoding ABC transporter ATP-binding protein, with product MTSDVEFRNVSKFFGAYAAVDNISFSVPAGSFFSLLGPSGCGKSTTLRMTSGFEFPDRGDIMIAGENMAGIAAYRRPTNMVFQRWALFPHMTVFDNIAFGLSVERQPRDVIQRRVGEALELVGLTQFATRKPRQLSGGQMQRVALARALVKRPKVLLLDEPLGALDLKLRMQMQLELKRIQREVGTTFIYVTHDQGEALTMSDQIAVMNNGRIDQLGSPQEIYDHPATRFVAGFIGNANLLPVAVEGREAGTATVSLDGFTFPTPIAQEPTGDKGWIVIRYERIRMGEAAGGMPIRTQARVRDAIFAGSTVHYVMAIEPSGTEITVEAGHDGLSSPLMQGSLVDIGWEPSVTRLFGDV
- a CDS encoding extracellular solute-binding protein, whose amino-acid sequence is MKVSRIIAAAGVALGISLFGNAASSAEPTEITFFIWAGSNQGIVPTEVIEKYRKEHPDVKINILESNNTITYPKMVAAYRTTPDKPLVHCGFFNVDSITKGDVEGLWAPLDPARVPNLANIEPKYARPDNKGTPYMMSGIGILYNKNAVKEPPTTWADMWDPKNRGRITMFDYDNRMLVIAARLNGGGEDNIDPGFKVWSDNAKNFRALVDSNDAVKNLLVSGDAWMAPWFSGLSYVWIREGAPLGFAIPKEGTIGFPLYLSMVQGVNPAQKAVCEDLINELMSPANAGRYSKLTFAVSLVKNATLDDEQKSDPLLNAELAATSIPFDYGSIGQDAADWRERWDREVKFKLR
- a CDS encoding Lrp/AsnC family transcriptional regulator, giving the protein MPGPLDKLDRRIVAALARDGRRTFRDIARELDISEGTVRFRVTRLQEEGLIRVTAVGSPLALGVEVYAMILIRVKPGHVKEAGTILSSYPNVRFVGSAFGSVDLFIQTLHRDTRDLHRFVSEELPQRIPAITSIETCQLAEVLKSTWTWGDWFEYLDGADAVREPLQEAADA
- a CDS encoding gamma-glutamyltransferase family protein: MLSRASTFTTRPEIEGSFGVVTSTHWIATAVGMSILERGGNAFDAGVATAFTLQIVEPHLNGPGGDAPIIVHDRRTRRTDVICGQGPAPAAATIDAFEQLGLDLVPGTGLLAACIPGSFDAWMLLLRDYGSLRLSEVLSPAIYYAEHGVPVIPRIAAGIASVASLFREHWPSSAAVFLPHDAVPQVGQFFANPGLADTYARVLRDAAGGSREQEIERARRVWSQGFIAEAIDRFCREERVFDVSGRHNPGLLTGQDMAGWQAHVEAPVSYDYGHYSVCKTGPWSQGPVLLQQLALLAGFELDALDPCGPDFIHLQVEAAKLAFADREAFYGDPDFTPVPLEVLLSRDYNAARRALISNRASLDLRPGQVGELGRHIPVVAHAAVAAAEGAGEPTLADLPAERGDTVHFDIIDRDGNMISATPSGGWLQSSPVIPGLGFPLGTRAQMFWLERDLPNSLAPGKRPRTTLTPSFALRDGEPWLAWGTPGGDQQDQWNLQYFLRVVHGGMNLQQAMDAPAWHSEHFPESFWPRRAEPGLLVVEENVPSSTIDELRARGHVVRVGAAWSEGRLSAASREGRHLRAASSPRGMQGLAVGR
- a CDS encoding NADPH:quinone reductase, producing MRAAFFDSFGPPDVLMIDDIDQPELRPGEVLMRVVASGINPSDVKRRAGWGGAAWPGHRIVAHCDGAGDIVAAADALGQTWVGRRAWVWSVPGRTFLRQGIEYGTAAEWLAVPVANLAPLPDRVDYRIGACLGVPAITAHYAVFADGPVAGKTVLVQGGGGAVGELAVQMAKAAGAYVIATARTEARAAIARAAGAELVVDVSQDNAGDLVLASRPDGVDRVIEVDFGANVDFNARIVATGGTIVSYSSTSCPNPVIPYYALQRKAALIRLLSNYILPVESIRAAIDHVAMMLETGGLRPTIAMDMPLDAIVAAHEAVEARTPGKVVLHCAR
- a CDS encoding extracellular solute-binding protein; its protein translation is MYHDPRRSLSRRRLIQIAAAAGGAFALGHRASAQDRNAPASLKRGGTTLQMRAWERYPAADIPGINRYLDATPGLSVEWVSTPYSRYRDRMIAEFISAAPLDIVQLPESEIAAWADSGWLKPLDGTPGLDRLLAAATPAAREGVKGVDGKVYGLPYLSDAFGFAYDEEALHKAGFDKPARNLDELKTQMLAVKKAGIDEFPLSLAMKRQPGNFWSLWATVFASGGDLFDADNQPVFDKADNPLKAVLEWYAAALNEWKIVGQEDMQRDWGAARTGIRTGIVKFGYMAQYALAEFNVWPDSKVAGKIKMALVPGLGPECIATVSYAHSVGIAATTKSPDQAWKLLEYYAGTDKNGQFTLPRERLLGEGGRSPYPALYQDPAVKELVAKMTGGNDSDFQKLSSMSRLRQATKTAWYAEWELFMMAQFQEAMMGRTGIPDAIKKTADEARRLAKA
- a CDS encoding GntR family transcriptional regulator, with product MIVATPVTALASASVSEEVYRAIRGAILDLTLEPGSTISENALARELGASRTPVREAIQRLERERLLFVFPQRGTVVAPLDLDEFRAAYFVRSSLECAAAAEAARRASPADVARLHQHVETHMAALAVEDERTFFALNDAFHIEIMTIAGVPSVWSVVQNAKVHLDRVRIAHLTRASNYPLAPIVEEHRQLVAAIAAGAPDEAAAIMHAHIAKVLHRVDLLRDLRPELFEMPRDLTAQVRAISGPASAGRRSRASDR